Proteins found in one Canis aureus isolate CA01 chromosome 19, VMU_Caureus_v.1.0, whole genome shotgun sequence genomic segment:
- the ZBTB7A gene encoding zinc finger and BTB domain-containing protein 7A: MAGGVDGPIGIPFPDHSSDILSGLNEQRTQGLLCDVVILVEGREFPTHRSVLAACSQYFKKLFTSGAVVDQQNVYEIDFVSAEALTALMDFAYTATLTVSTANVGDILSAARLLEIPAVSHVCADLLDRQILAADAGADAGQLDLVDQTDQRNLLRAKEYLEFFQSNPMNSLPPAAAAAFPWSAFGASDDDLDATKEAVAAAVAAVAAGDCNGLDFYGPGPPADRPSAGDGDEGDSNPGLWPERDEDAPAGGLFPPPVAPPAAATQNGHYGRAGEEEAASLSEAAPEPGDSPGFLSGAAEDGDGDGPDADGLAASTLLQQMMSSVGRAGAAAAGDSDEESRADDKGVVDYYLKYFSGAHDGDVYPAWSQKVEKKIRAKAFQKCPICEKVIQGAGKLPRHIRTHTGEKPYECNICKVRFTRQDKLKVHMRKHTGEKPYLCQQCGAAFAHNYDLKNHMRVHTGLRPYQCDSCCKTFVRSDHLHRHLKKDGCNGVPSRRGRKPRVRGGGLGGPDPSPSPGAAAPPGAPAPPGSPDAPRNGREKHFKDEEEDEEEAPDGLSRVNVAGAGGGGGDGGAGAPAEGSFAAGLA, encoded by the exons ATGGCCGGCGGCGTGGACGGCCCCATCGGGATCCCGTTCCCTGACCACAGCAGCGACATCCTGAGCGGGCTCAACGAGCAGCGGACGCAGGGCCTGCTGTGCGACGTGGTGATCCTGGTGGAGGGCCGCGAGTTCCCCACGCACCGCTCCGTGCTGGCGGCCTGCAGCCAGTACTTCAAGAAGCTGTTCACGTCGGGCGCCGTGGTGGACCAGCAGAACGTGTACGAGATCGACTTCGTCAGCGCCGAGGCGCTCACGGCCCTCATGGACTTCGCCTACACGGCCACGCTCACCGTCAGCACGGCCAACGTGGGCGACATCCTGAGCGCCGCCCGCCTGCTCGAGATCCCCGCCGTGAGCCACGTGTGCGCCGACCTCCTCGACCGGCAGATCCTGGCGGCCGACGCGGGCGCCGACGCCGGGCAGCTGGACCTCGTGGATCAGACCGACCAGCGGAACCTGCTCCGGGCCAAGGAGTACCTCGAGTTCTTCCAGAGCAACCCCATGAACAGcctgccccccgccgccgccgccgccttcccCTGGTCCGCCTTCGGCGCGTCCGACGACGACCTGGACGCCACCAAGGAGGCCGTGGCCGCGGCCGTGGCCGCCGTGGCCGCCGGCGACTGCAACGGCTTGGACTTCTACGGGCCGGGACCGCCGGCCGATCGGCCTTCGGCCGGGGACGGGGACGAGGGCGACAGCAACCCGGGTCTGTGGCCGGAGCGGGACGAGGACGCCCCTGCCGGGGGCCTCTTCCCGCCCCCCGTGGCCCCGCCGGCCGCCGCCACGCAGAACGGCCACTACGGCCGGGccggggaggaggaggcggcctCGCTGTCCGAGGCGGCCCCCGAGCCAGGCGACTCTCCGGGCTTCCTCTCGGGCGCGGCCgaggacggggacggggacgggccCGACGCGGACGGGCTGGCGGCCAGCACGCTGCTGCAGCAGATGATGTCGTCGgtgggccgggcgggggcggcggcggcgggggacaGCGACGAGGAGTCGCGGGCGGACGACAAGGGCGTCGTGGACTACTACCTGAAGTATTTCAGCGGCGCCCACGACGGGGATGTGTACCCGGCCTGGTCGCAGAAGGTGGAAAAGAAGATCCGGGCCAAGGCTTTCCAGAAGTGCCCCATCTGCGAGAAGGTCATCCAGGGCGCCGGCAAGCTGCCGCGGCACATCCGGACCCACACCGGGGAGAAGCCGTACGAGTGCAACATCTGCAAGGTCCGCTTCACCAG GCAGGACAAGCTGAAAGTGCACATGAGGAAGCACACGGGCGAGAAGCCGTACCTGTGCCAGCAGTGCGGGGCGGCCTTCGCGCACAACTACGACCTGAAGAACCACATGCGCGTGCACACCGGCCTGCGCCCCTACCAGTGCGACAGCTGCTGCAAGACCTTCGTCCGCTCCGACCACCTGCACAGACACCTCAAGAAGGACGGCTGCAACGGCGTCCCCTCGCGCCGCGGCCGCAAGCCCCgcgtgcggggcggggggctcggggggcccGACCCGTCCCCCTCCCCgggcgccgccgccccgcccggcgccccggccccgcccggctcCCCCGACGCCCCGCGCAACGGCCGGGAGAAGCACTTTAaggacgaggaggaggacgaggaggaggccCCCGACGGCCTGAGCAGGGTGAATGTAGCGGGCGCCGGCGGAGGGGGGGGCGATGGGGGCGCCGGGGCCCCCGCCGAGGGCAGCTTCGCGGCCGGACTTGCCTga